The genomic interval TCAACACCAAAAAAGACTTCCGGATTTCGGAAATTCTTGCGAACACTCGTTATCGTGATGGTCCTCTTCCTTGTGGGGTTCATCTATTGGAAATACTACTATCCGTTTACCAGCGATGGGGTAAAATCGGGATACCTAAACTATGCGGTAAAGAAAGGACAGATCTTCAAAACCTATGAAGGCAAGCTCATTCAGGAAGGGATCAGAAGCCGTACAGTTGGCGCCATCCAGTCGAATGAGTTTGAGTTCTCGATCAAAAGCAAAGAGGTATTTGAAGTATTGAAGTTAAATGCAGGTAAGATATTCGATCTCCATTACAAAGAATACAATGGTGTATTACCCTGGCGTGGAAACTCGCGGTATATTGTGGATAGCATTATCTCGATGCGCGACCCCGAATAAACCTGGGGCTTTGTGGTGAATTTACCTCCGGGACGCTAAAGGGCGCCATAGGCATACAACAAGAAAATAGCAGGTTTCTTGTGCAGGTCAGGTTTCTCTTTTTTCCAGTCCTTTACCTTTTTTGTGCGCACCCACTCTTCCTTATCGGTCAGCGAGACAGCCACACCAATTTTTGTTTCCGGGTTACAATGCTGCAGGAGCGTATCCAGCATTTGATTATTTCTGTAGGGCGTTTCTATAAATAGTTCGGTGCAATTTTCCCTGGCCGATCGGGTCTCGATCTGTCGGATCACTTTTATCTTTTCCTGGGCCTCGATGGGCAAATACCCATGAAAATGGAATTGCTGTCCATTCATTCCACTCGCCATCAGGGCCAGAAGGATGGAGCTTGGTCCCACCAGAGGTTTGATGGTAACCCCCATTTCCTGAGCTTCCGCGATCAATAATTGACCCGGGTCAGCTACACCCGGACAACCTGCATCGCTGACGATACCAATGATCTTACCTTCTTTCAGCCTTTGCCTGAATGAAGGCAGGGCTTCTTCTTCCCGACCATGGATGGCATGCCATTCATAGTCATCGATCACCATTTCTTTCCAGAGTTTTTTAAAATACCGGCGCGCGTCCTTTTCATTTTCGGTAAAGAATACCTGGCATTGGGCAATGGCCTCCTTTATTTCCGGGGAGATTCCGGCAATGCCTTCATCCGTCAGTGGGGCTGGGATCAGATAGACCGTTCCCGTGGAAGAATTTTTCATGCCGGTTTTACTTTATGAACACTCAGGGTTGCCGCGATGATGGCGTAGGCCGGGGCAAAGATGATGACAATATGCATCAGGTAAAAAATGATCCCGTTTCCAATGGCCAGGCCCTTATGTTCCTTGATAAAGGCGGCGCTTTTTTCAGGGGCTACTTTTTCCCGGTCAAGGCTATAGCTGATCATGGAATAGCCATAGTAATAGCACTCTACAAAGAGGGCGATAACCGGGGCGATCATACCAACCAGGGGGACCATGGAAAATAGCATGAGCAGGAATAAATAACCGGTTTGCCAGGCACAATTACGCAGGGCCACTTTTACACCGGGAGATACATCCCGAAAGAATTGCCGCCTGTTGAAGGTGAATTCTTTTTTCTCCAGGATGGCTTGCGTCCTTTCACTCAGATAGGTAAAGATGGGCGAACCAATGATGAGCCAGGCATATTTGAACAGCGAGAAGTAAAATAACAATAGAAGTAACCAGAGCATCATGCCAGCCAGGGCAAAGAGAAAACCCACCCAACTGTTTTCCAGGCGTTGTATCCATTCGCTCACGTGCGAAACCCGGGTGAGGTATTCGATCACACTTGTGGCCGAGCCAATAAAAAAATACATGCCGATAAGGAATAGCAGGGTGTAGATAAGCCCGGGTAAAAGGATCCATTTCCATAACCGGTTTTCCCGGATGAACTGGCGGGCTTCATTATAGGATTGGATCGCTATGATGATCTCTTTAAGCAATACCGAAATTTGGGTAAATATAAGCTACTGGAGTATATTGTATGCCATGAATCGAGTTCGAATTTTATCCCTGATCGCCGGTCTGGTGCTTTCCATAGGGCTATATCTGCTTAATCCCTTTCATTTAGCAGAAAAGGCCTCATTAACGCTTGCCGTTGGCTCGCTGATGGTGGTGTGGTGGATTTCCGAGGCCATTCCCTTGCCCGTAACTGCTCTGATACCACTGGTATTGTTTCCCTTATTGGGTATCGCCACGCTCTCGAATACAGCCTCTCCTTATGCCAATCCGATCATCTTTCTGTTCATGGGTGGATTTATGATCGGCCTCGCCATTGAAAAATGGAACCTGCACAAGCGTATCGCTTTAAATATTGTTCGCATGACCGGAACCTCCGGCAACCGGATCATTCTTGGGTTTATTATTGCTACCGGACTTCTCAGTATGTGGCTGAGCAATACGGCCACCACGATGATGATGTTTCCAATCGCCCTTTCAGTGATCAATGTAATGAAGGATAAGCATCGCGGGGACGGGCACCTGGGGCATTTTTCACTCTCACTGATGTTGGTGATCGCTTACGCTTCCAATCTGGGCGGGATCGCCACCATCATTGGCACACCACCCAATGTCGCTTTTGCAGGATTTGTCGAAAAAAAATATGGAGAGCCGATCGGTTTTTTTAACTGGATGAAAATTGGAGGCCCACTGGCCATCCTGCTCCTCATTTGCCTGTATGTGGTATTAACAAAAGTGTTATTCCCCAATAAAATTAAAGCCAGTAGCGAAACACATGACCTGATCAAAGAAGAAATTTCCCGCCTGGGTCCTATGAGTATTGAGGAAAAAAGGGTGCTGGGGATCTTTGCGGTAACTGCTTTTTTCTGGATCACCAAGGATATCATCAATGGATTTGGTGGAATCCGGTTGGATGACTCCATCATTGCCATGGCAGGGGCCATTGCCCTTTTTATCTTTCCCAGCTCAAAGAACAATACAGTCTCCCCCACCTTACTCGCCTGGGAAGATACCAGCAAAATGGCCTGGGGAATTCTGATCCTTTTTGGTGGAGGCATCTCATTGGCCTCCGCACTTGAGAATGCCGGGTTGATCCAATCGATGGGTACCTGGATGGCCCGGTTTGCGGGAGGGGGATTCCTCCTGATATTGGTGGTTACAATAGTTTCCCTGTTTCTTGGGGAACTGATGAGCAATATTGCGCAGGTCATCGTTTTTGCACCCGTTGTTTGTGGACTGGCCGATGCACTGGGGATTTCTCCGCTGGCCGTGGGAATTCCTATGACCCTGGCCGCCAGTTGTGGTAGCATGTTACCGATGGCTACCCCACCCAATGCGATCGTCTTTAGCAGTGGACATATACCATTGAAGAAAATGGTGAAAGCAGGATTTGTGATGAACCTGATCGCGATAGTGCTGATTTCAATAGTCTGTTACTACTTCCTTTAAAATTTAGGACAATTCAACTTCTTCAAATTCCTGTCAACAGGCTGTTTGATATAGATGAGTGAGATCTCGGCACCACCTCGCACATTCGATGCGGGTTTAAGTCCGGAAGTATTGACATCGTAGGTAAAACCTAAGTGAAAGTCATTGAATTCAAGTCCGACATACGGAATGATGGCATCTCCAAACCGGAACCAGGAACCTAAATACACATTGGTTGGATTGTCTTCCATACCATTCAGGTTCAGGGCATAGGCCCCACCGATCACGGTATTGCGGGCATTGGCCTGGGTGCTATGGTTGGCGCTGAAATGAAAGGCATTGAACTGGCCTACCGGTAAACGACCACCTGCCTGCAGGGTCAGTCGTGAACTGAGGTAATATTGACCACCCTGAAAGGTTTCCTTAGGGCGGTTCAGATGGTACATGGATGCACCGAGATAGAAATTATTGTATCCGTTTGTGGTCCCATTGTACATGACCCCGGCATTGAGGTCAAAGTAGTTCACATTCAGGTTTTGCTGATTGAAAACTTCGGAGGTAACACCGGTAAAACCAAGGGCAGTCAATTGATCCTCAAATACCACCTTGGTCACATCCAGTCTTTTATTGGCATAAGTACCCTGGAAGCCCACCCCGATCTGATGGTATCCGTTTTCATCCAATCCTTTATGAAAGGCAGTGGATAGGGCGATAAAATTATTTTGCAAAGCGCCATTCCCGTTTTTGTCGGTAAAACCCAAAATACCAACACCCCAGCGGTCTATATCCTGAAGGCGGTTTTTGAGAACATGAAAATCCACCGAAGCGGTGGCCGTAGTAAAGGCGTTATTGATGGTAGGCCATTGGTTTCTGTAATTCCC from Chitinophagales bacterium carries:
- a CDS encoding SAM-dependent methyltransferase — translated: MKNSSTGTVYLIPAPLTDEGIAGISPEIKEAIAQCQVFFTENEKDARRYFKKLWKEMVIDDYEWHAIHGREEEALPSFRQRLKEGKIIGIVSDAGCPGVADPGQLLIAEAQEMGVTIKPLVGPSSILLALMASGMNGQQFHFHGYLPIEAQEKIKVIRQIETRSARENCTELFIETPYRNNQMLDTLLQHCNPETKIGVAVSLTDKEEWVRTKKVKDWKKEKPDLHKKPAIFLLYAYGAL
- a CDS encoding EI24 domain-containing protein — protein: MLKEIIIAIQSYNEARQFIRENRLWKWILLPGLIYTLLFLIGMYFFIGSATSVIEYLTRVSHVSEWIQRLENSWVGFLFALAGMMLWLLLLLFYFSLFKYAWLIIGSPIFTYLSERTQAILEKKEFTFNRRQFFRDVSPGVKVALRNCAWQTGYLFLLMLFSMVPLVGMIAPVIALFVECYYYGYSMISYSLDREKVAPEKSAAFIKEHKGLAIGNGIIFYLMHIVIIFAPAYAIIAATLSVHKVKPA
- a CDS encoding DASS family sodium-coupled anion symporter; amino-acid sequence: MNRVRILSLIAGLVLSIGLYLLNPFHLAEKASLTLAVGSLMVVWWISEAIPLPVTALIPLVLFPLLGIATLSNTASPYANPIIFLFMGGFMIGLAIEKWNLHKRIALNIVRMTGTSGNRIILGFIIATGLLSMWLSNTATTMMMFPIALSVINVMKDKHRGDGHLGHFSLSLMLVIAYASNLGGIATIIGTPPNVAFAGFVEKKYGEPIGFFNWMKIGGPLAILLLICLYVVLTKVLFPNKIKASSETHDLIKEEISRLGPMSIEEKRVLGIFAVTAFFWITKDIINGFGGIRLDDSIIAMAGAIALFIFPSSKNNTVSPTLLAWEDTSKMAWGILILFGGGISLASALENAGLIQSMGTWMARFAGGGFLLILVVTIVSLFLGELMSNIAQVIVFAPVVCGLADALGISPLAVGIPMTLAASCGSMLPMATPPNAIVFSSGHIPLKKMVKAGFVMNLIAIVLISIVCYYFL
- a CDS encoding PorP/SprF family type IX secretion system membrane protein, with the protein product MKKTILILTLLWAVVTETGAQDPNFSQFFASPLTLNPALTGKFDGIVRVAGNYRNQWPTINNAFTTATASVDFHVLKNRLQDIDRWGVGILGFTDKNGNGALQNNFIALSTAFHKGLDENGYHQIGVGFQGTYANKRLDVTKVVFEDQLTALGFTGVTSEVFNQQNLNVNYFDLNAGVMYNGTTNGYNNFYLGASMYHLNRPKETFQGGQYYLSSRLTLQAGGRLPVGQFNAFHFSANHSTQANARNTVIGGAYALNLNGMEDNPTNVYLGSWFRFGDAIIPYVGLEFNDFHLGFTYDVNTSGLKPASNVRGGAEISLIYIKQPVDRNLKKLNCPKF